CCAGGGCAAGATCGCGGCCGCGAAGTTCTTCGCCGCCAACGTCCTGCCCGGCGTCTCCACGGAGCGCGCGCTCGCCGAGTCCGTGGACAACTCCCTCATGGAGCTGGACGAAGCCGCGTTCTGATCCTTCGCGCACTCCGTCACGGCGACGGCCCGCCCCCGCACACGGCGCATACCGGGGGGGCGGGCCGTCGCCGTTCGCCGTGCCACCGTTCAGCGGGCCGTCGCCGTTCGCCGGGGCCGTCGCCGTTCGCCGGGCCCGCACGCCGCCGGGGGCACGAGCGTGAATGGTTCCCAACACGCGTCGTTACAGTGAAGAACATGAGTTCCTCCCACCCTTTCGACAGGTCCCACACCGATGACCTGATGTCCTTCCTCGCCGCCAGCCCGTCGCCGTACCACGCCGTGGCCAACACCGCCGCCCGTCTGGAGGAGGCAGGGTTCCGGCAGGTCGAGGAGACCGCGGCCTGGGACGCGACGAGCGGCGGGAAGTACGTCCTGCGCGGCGGCGCCATCATCGCCTGGTTCGTCCCCGAAGGCGCTTCCCCCCACACCCCGTTCCGTATCGTCGGCGCCCACACCGACTCCCCCAACCTGCGGGTCAAGCCACTGCCGGACACCGGCGCGCACGGCTGGCGCCAGGTCGCCGTGGAGATCTACGGCGGAACCCTGCTCAACACCTGGCTCGACCGCGACCTCGGCATCGCGGGCCGACTCAGCCTGCGCGACGGCACCGACGTGCTGGCCTGCGTCGACCGCCCGCTGATGCGTGTCCCGCAGCTGGCCGTCCATCTCGACCGCTCGGCCAACACCGACGGCCTCAAGCTCGACCGCCAGAAGCACATGCAGCCGATCTGGGGGCTCGGCCGGGTGGAAGAGGGCGACCTCATCCGGTTCGTCGCCGAGGAGGCGGGCGTCGACCCCGAGGACGTGACCGGCTGGGACCTGATGGCCCACGCCGTCGAGAAGCCCGCCTACCTGGGCCGCGACCAGGAGCTGATGGCCGGCCCCCGGATGGACAACCTGCTCTCCGTGCACGCGGGCGCCGCCGCGCTGGCCGCCGTCGCCCGGCGGCACGCCTCCGAGGGCGCCGACCTCCCGTACATCCCGGTGCTCGCCGCCTTCGACCACGAGGAGAACGGCTCGCAGTCCGACACCGGCGCCGACGGCCCGCTGCTCGGCACCGTCATGGAACGCTCGGTGTACGCCCGGGGCGGCGGCTACGAGGACCGGGCCCGCGCCTTCGCCGGGACCGTCTGCGTCTCCTCCGACACCGGTCACGCGATCCACCCCAACTACGGGGAGCGCCACGACCCGACGCACCACCCCGTCGTCAACGGCGGCCCGATGCTGAAGGTCAACGTCAACATGCGGTACGCGACGGACGGCAACGGCCGGGCCGTGTTCGCCGCCGCCTGCGAGCGGGCGGGCGTGCCGATGCAGACCTTCGTCTCCAACAACTCGATGCCGTGCGGCACCACGATCGGCCCGATCACCGCCGCCCGTCACGGAATCCAGACCGTCGACATCGGCGCGGCGATCCTTTCGATGCACAGCGCCCGCGAACTCTGCGGCGCCGACGACCCGTTCCTGCTGGCCAACGCACTGACCGAGTTCCTGGCGGGCTGACGTCACGTCACCCGTCCTCCTCGAAGACATGGTTGACCCCGGGCCGGGTACGCGATCCGTACACCGGCCCGGAGTCACCGGGCCGTCGAGGAGGCGGGAATCATGGGACTCGGAGGATGCATTCTCCTGATCGGTGCCGGAGCGATTCTGGCGTTCGCCACCGACTGGCAGATCGACACCGTCAACGTCGACCTGGTCGGCTGGATCATGATGCTCGTCGGCCTCGTCGGGGTCTTCGCCTACATGAGCATCGCGCGGCGCCGTCGCATGATCGTGCCGCCCACCACGACGGTCGTCCCCAGCGCGGAGGACGAGAAGCGCTACCTGTGACGGCCCGCCGGTCGCCCGCAACGGCGTCCGGCGCACCGCACAGAACCGCTCGTAGGCCCCCGAACGCGGGGGAGACGGCCGCAGGCCGCCCGGCGGGGCCCGATATCCTGGGCCCCGGTCCGGGCCCCCGCCCCGGGTGGGTACGGCCCGGAAGGAAAGCCGCTCGTGGAGTTCCGGCTGCTCGGTACGGTCTCCGTCGACACCCGCACCGGGCCGCTGCCGCTCGGCCCCGCGAAGCGCCGCAGCCTTCTCGCGGCCCTGCTGCTCTGTGCCAACACACCCGTCTCCGTCGCCCGGCTGACGGAGTCCCTGTGGGAGGACTCGCCTCCACCGCGTGCCCGCGGCGTCATCCAGGGGCACGTGTCCCGCCTCCGGGCCCTGCTCGTGGGCGCGGAGGCGGAGGCGTACGGGGTGGAACTGCTCACCCTCGGCGACGCCTACCTCCTGCGCGTCCCCGAAACCCTGCTGGACTCGCAGCGGTTCGAGGAGCTGCTGATGCTGGCCCGGCAGCAGCGCAGCGCCACCGACGCCGTCCTCATGTTCCGGGACGCGCTCTCCCTGTGGCAGGGGCCCGCGCTCAGCGGAGTGTTCGCCGGTCCTCCGCTCCAGGTCGCGGCGCACACCCTGGAGGAGACACGACTGGCGACGGTGGAGGAACTCGCCCGCGCCCACGGGACGCTCGGTGAGCACCACCGGGCCGCCGCCGTCCTGCGCACGGAGGCTTCCGCGCACCCGCTGCGGGAGTCCCTGGCGGCGGCCCTGATCCTGGCGCTGTACCGGGCGGGCCGCCAGTCGGAGGCCCTGGACTGGTTCCACCGCACGAGGCGGCTGCTCGCCGACGAACTCGGCATCGACCCGGGCCGCGAACTGGCCGACGCGTACGCGCTGATCCTGCGCGGCGGCCCCGTACCCGGAAGCGCGCCGGGCGGCCCCGGGGCGACCGGAGGCGCCTCCACGGAGCCGGACAGCCCGGAAGGGCCGGGCACCGGAGCGGCCTCGACCGCGATACCCGTACCGGCCGCCGCACCGCGCGCCACCGGCTGGCCCCCCGCCGACGCCCACCCCGGCGCGCCGCACCCGGCCGATCTGCTGCCGCGCGCGCCCCGCGGCTTCCACGGGCGCACGGCCGAACTGGCCGCGCTCACCCGGGCCGCCGCGGGTGAGGCTCCGGTGTGCCTGGTCACCGGGCCCGCCGGGGTGGGCAAGACCTCGCTGGCCCTCCAGTGGGCCCACCACAACCCCGCCGCCTTCCCGGACGGGCGTCTCTTCGCCGATCTGTGCGGGTTCAGCGAATCGGGCGAGGCCCGGCCCGGCGACGTCCTGCGCGAGTTCCTGCTCGCCCTCGGCGTCCCACCGCGCAGCGTCCCGGAGTCGGTCCACGCCGCGGCGGCCCTCTTCCGCTCCCTGACCGACCGCCGCCGGCTGCTCGTGGTCCTCGACAACGCCCGCGACTCCGCCGGCGTCCGTGCCCTGCTCCCCGGCGGCGCCGACTGCGTCACCGTCGTCACCAGCCGCAACCGGCTGGAAGGACTCATCGCCTCCGACGCGGCCAGGCCCGTTCCCCTCGACACCCTTCGGCCGAGGGACTCCACCGCACTGCTCGCCGGGGTGCTCGGCGAGGAGCGGGTACACGCCGAACCCGTCGCGGCCCGCCGCGTCGCCGAGCTCTGCGGAGGACTTCCGCTCGCTCTGCGGGTCACGGCCGCCCGGCTGGCCGGACGCCCGCACCGGACACTGGCCGGGCTGGCCGACGAACTGGCCGACGAACACGGCCGGCTGGCCTGCCTCGACGTGGACGACGTCGGTGTCTCGGCCGCCCTGCGACTGACTGTGCAGCAGCTTCCGCCGGACGCCGCACACCTCCTGGCCCGGCTGGGCCACCATCCGGGCGGCCACGTCGACCCGTACACCTGCGCGGCCCTCGCGGGCACGGGCCCCCAGGCCGCCGCGACCGCCCTGGAACGCCTCGGCTCCGCCCACCTCGTCACGGAGGCCGCCCCGGGCCACTGGGTGCTGCACGACCTCGTGCGGCTGTACGCCCGCGGCCTGGACCCGGCGTCCGGGCCCGAAGCGCTGATCGTCGTCCTCGACCACTGCGTCGCCACCGCCCTCGCCGCCTCCGACGCCGCGGAGCCCGGCGGCGAACCCTGCTTCGTCCTGCCGGAGAACCACCGCCCCTCCGCCGTACGGGACTTCGCCGACCGGGCCGCGGCAATGCGCTGGCTGGCCGCCGAACGGGACGACCTGGCCCGGGCCGCC
The DNA window shown above is from Streptomyces sp. NBC_00247 and carries:
- a CDS encoding DUF6458 family protein, whose protein sequence is MGLGGCILLIGAGAILAFATDWQIDTVNVDLVGWIMMLVGLVGVFAYMSIARRRRMIVPPTTTVVPSAEDEKRYL
- a CDS encoding M18 family aminopeptidase — protein: MSSSHPFDRSHTDDLMSFLAASPSPYHAVANTAARLEEAGFRQVEETAAWDATSGGKYVLRGGAIIAWFVPEGASPHTPFRIVGAHTDSPNLRVKPLPDTGAHGWRQVAVEIYGGTLLNTWLDRDLGIAGRLSLRDGTDVLACVDRPLMRVPQLAVHLDRSANTDGLKLDRQKHMQPIWGLGRVEEGDLIRFVAEEAGVDPEDVTGWDLMAHAVEKPAYLGRDQELMAGPRMDNLLSVHAGAAALAAVARRHASEGADLPYIPVLAAFDHEENGSQSDTGADGPLLGTVMERSVYARGGGYEDRARAFAGTVCVSSDTGHAIHPNYGERHDPTHHPVVNGGPMLKVNVNMRYATDGNGRAVFAAACERAGVPMQTFVSNNSMPCGTTIGPITAARHGIQTVDIGAAILSMHSARELCGADDPFLLANALTEFLAG
- a CDS encoding AfsR/SARP family transcriptional regulator; the encoded protein is MEFRLLGTVSVDTRTGPLPLGPAKRRSLLAALLLCANTPVSVARLTESLWEDSPPPRARGVIQGHVSRLRALLVGAEAEAYGVELLTLGDAYLLRVPETLLDSQRFEELLMLARQQRSATDAVLMFRDALSLWQGPALSGVFAGPPLQVAAHTLEETRLATVEELARAHGTLGEHHRAAAVLRTEASAHPLRESLAAALILALYRAGRQSEALDWFHRTRRLLADELGIDPGRELADAYALILRGGPVPGSAPGGPGATGGASTEPDSPEGPGTGAASTAIPVPAAAPRATGWPPADAHPGAPHPADLLPRAPRGFHGRTAELAALTRAAAGEAPVCLVTGPAGVGKTSLALQWAHHNPAAFPDGRLFADLCGFSESGEARPGDVLREFLLALGVPPRSVPESVHAAAALFRSLTDRRRLLVVLDNARDSAGVRALLPGGADCVTVVTSRNRLEGLIASDAARPVPLDTLRPRDSTALLAGVLGEERVHAEPVAARRVAELCGGLPLALRVTAARLAGRPHRTLAGLADELADEHGRLACLDVDDVGVSAALRLTVQQLPPDAAHLLARLGHHPGGHVDPYTCAALAGTGPQAAATALERLGSAHLVTEAAPGHWVLHDLVRLYARGLDPASGPEALIVVLDHCVATALAASDAAEPGGEPCFVLPENHRPSAVRDFADRAAAMRWLAAERDDLARAAVAARKAGLHDRAWRIILLQWPQVVWRVRDSWVPLLELALDSAREEKDPYAESRVLNLLGWVLTEEGRTAEAAALLERSPGLARQAGDRLGEATALINLAAVQAEQGDLDTALEGCGRAVALARDEPDRHTELLALQHLARLQLTAHRPADALESTRAALEPGPGPEEAARRTLLLTIAGEARLALGEEDEGIRLLDRAAEEAERADYDEGAVRALEVLLRVSARADYRTRHWLALSRLTDEN